One genomic segment of Procambarus clarkii isolate CNS0578487 chromosome 34, FALCON_Pclarkii_2.0, whole genome shotgun sequence includes these proteins:
- the LOC138370995 gene encoding glutamine-rich protein 2-like has translation MVSSSVVSSGVVSNGVVSNGVVSNGVVSNGVVSSGVVSSGVVINGVVSNGVVSNCVVSNGVVSSGVVSNVVSNGVVSNGVVSNGVVSSGVVSSGVVSNGVVAMVCSVMVCNGVVINGVVSNGVVYNGMVSNGVVINGVVSISVVNNGMVSNGVVINGVVSNGVVNNAMVWSVMFSIGVVSNGVVSNGIVSNCVVNSDVVSIGVVSSGVISNGLVNSGVVSNGVVSNGIVSSGVVNSGVVSSGVVSNGLVNSGVVSSGVVSNGVVSNGLVNSGFVSSGVVSNGIVSNGVVSSGVVTNGVVSNGQKLYGQTI, from the exons ATGGTCAGTAGTAGTGTGGTCAGTAGTGGTGTGGTCAGTAATGGTGTGGTCAGTAATGGTGTGGTCAGTAATGGTGTGGTCAGTAATGGTGTGGTCAGTAGTGGTGTGGTCAGTAGTGGTGTGGTCATTAATGGTGTGGTCAGTAACGGTGTGGTCAGTAATTGTGTGGTCAGTAATGGTGTGGTCAGTAGTGGTGTGGTCAGTAATGTAGTCAGTAATGGTGTGGTCAGTAATGGTGTGGTCAGTAATGGTGTGGTCAGTAGTGGTGTGGTCAGTAGTGGTGTGGTCAGTAATGGTGTGGTTGCAATGGTGTGTTCAGTAATGGTGTG CAATGGTGTGGTCATTAATGGTGTAGTCAGTAATGGTGTGGTCTATAATGGTATGGTCAGTAATGGTGTGGTCATTAATGGTGTGGTCAGTATTAGTGTGGTCAATAATGGTATGGTCAGTAATGGTGTGGTCATTAATGGTGTGGTCAGTAATGGTGTGGTCAATAATG CAATGGTGTGGTCAGTAATGTTCAGTATTGGTGTGGTCAGCAATGGTGTGGTCAGTAATGGTATTGTTAGTAATTGTGTGGTCAATAGTGATGTGGTCAGCATTGGTGTGGTCAGTAGTGGTGTTATCAGTAATGGTTTGGTCAACAGTGGTGTGGTCAGTAATGGTGTGGTCAGTAATGGTATTGTCAGTAGTGGTGTGGTCAACAGTGGTGTGGTCAGTAGTGGTGTGGTCAGTAATGGTTTGGTCAACAGTGGTGTGGTCAGTAGTGGTGTGGTCAGTAATGGTGTGGTCAGTAATGGTTTGGTCAACAGTGGTTTCGTCAGTAGTGGTGTGGTCAGTAATGGTATTGTCAGTAATGGTGTGGTCAGTAGTGGTGTCGTCACTAATGGTGTGGTCAGTAATGGTCAGAAATTGTATGGTCAGACTATATAA